The genome window GCCCGTCGTCGAGCCTTGCTCCAGACCCTCGGCGTAGCAGGCCGCCATGCCGTACAGACGCAGCCGTTTCAGATCGTTGATGAGATCAGCCATGGCCCACCTCCGCCCGCAGCGTGTCGTACCGCTCGGTGTCGGCAATCGGCGCCGCCTTCACCTGCAGGGAGGTCTCGACCGTCTGCGGTGGTGGTCCTTCCCTGAGTCGCGCGAGGACATTGAGGACGTGCTCGGCGCTGGGCCGGCCGCTGTCGAGGACCAGTTCGACGGCGACCAGCACCGCCTCCAATCCGTGCGTCGGCACGGCCATGAGCACCTGCGCCATCACTTTGTCGCCGCCGTCGCGTTTGAGCAGTGCGCGACGCAGCCGTTGCAGCGGGTCGGGCAGATCGGCAAACGGCGCACCGTTTCGCAGCGCACCGGGCTTGCGCTCGATCAGCGGCAGGTAGTGCTGCCAGTCGTAGACGACGTGGTCGCGGTCGACGGCGCGAGCGTGCTCAGCCACGACGCTCTGATCGGCGACGATGACGATGCGCTCGGGATACAGCCGCACGCTGACGCGATGGCCGGCCAGTCGGCACGGCACCGAGTAGCGGTTGCGGGCGACCGACACTAGGCTCGTGCTCGACACCCGCGCCGGCAGCTCGACATAGCCATCAAACGGCGTAGGCATCGGCATCAGCTGTGGCTGCTCGTGCTCCCAGGCCTCGCGGATCGTCATGCCGGAAAAGTCCGGGTGCGGCGCTGACCAGGCCTCCATGCACTGGGTTGCCAGCCAGACATTGAGCTCGGCGAAGCTGCCGAATCGCTGCTGCGTGGCGTCGAGCCAGATCCGGCGACGGGCATCCTGCACGCCTTTCTCGACGCGACCCTTCTCCCAGCCGGAGGCGACGTTGCAGAAGTCGGGATCGAAGAGATAGTGCGCCGTCATCGCCGCGAAGCGCGCGTTGACGACGCGCCCGCGATCCTTGCGCGGGGTCTGGTCGACGGCCGTCTTCATGTTGTCGTAGATGCCGCGCCGGGCGACCCCGCCCAGACCGGTCAGGCAGCGCGTGTGCGCGTCGAAGAGCATCTCGTGCCCTTGGCTCGGATAGGCCACGAGCCAGAAGGCGCGGGAAGCGCATAGCTTCATGTGCGCCAGCTGTACCTTGCGCCAGATGCCGCCGATCACGAGGTGCTCCTCGCTCCAGTCAAACTGGAAGGCCTCACCCCAGGTAAACGTCAGCGGCACGTAGGCCGCTCGGGCGCTGACCGCGCCCAGCTCGGCGCGCCAGGCGCGGACAAACTCGGTGACGCGCGCGTAACTGCCGGTAAAGCCCTGGTCCTTGAGCTGCGCGTGCAGCTTCAGCGCGGTGCGCCGCTCACGACGCGGACGGCGCGCATCGGCCTCCAGCGCCTTGCGCAGCCACTGCTCGTGATCGGCGATCTTCTTGGGGCCGGCAGGGCGCCGGTACTTCATCTCGCTGCGGGTCGGCTCCCGCAGCCACGTCTTGATCGTGTTTCTCGACAGGCTCGTGCGGCGTGCGATCTCGCTGATCGACAGCCCGTCCCGCAGCCGCATCCTGCGGACTTTCGCGTATGTCGCCATGGTGTGCACCTCTTCTCCCTGCTGGGTCTTAAACCCCGCAGGCTAGGTCGGAACACCCTGGTCAATTTTCCGCGAGCAGATCCTCGATTTGCTGGTCAGTTTTCAGCGAGCGGCAACACGCTCGGACGTATCGCGTACTTCGCGCAAGAGGAAAGCTCGGAGCTCTTGAGTTGTTATGCAGGATCACGCATACTCTGGTCGCATGAAGCCCGTGATCTGGTTGGGCAGCAGCAAAGCGGACTGGGATAGATTCCCCGCATCCGTCCAAGACGACGGCGGCTACCAGATCGACAAACTGCAACGCGGCGAAATGCCGAGCGACTGGAAACCGATGAGCACGATCGGCGCGGGCGTTTGCGAGTTGCGCATTCGCGACGAGGTAGGTGCTTTCAGGGCTTGGATTCAAGCCGCAAGTGCAACACTTCCAGCCAAGGAGGTGTGCTGTGGGGATTCACTATCGACACTTGGGCGCAGAGGAACGAGGCACGATCATGGCGATGATCCTGGGCGGATCGAGCATGCGTCGGGTCGCTGAAGCTATTGGCCGGTCGCCGAGCACAGTCCAGCGGGAGCTTCGGCGCAACGGCTATCTGCAGGCATCGGAGCCGCTCAAGGGGCGGCCGCGCAAGATCCCCCGGTACGACGCGTCGAGCGCAGGCCGGCGCGCCCGCCGGTTGCGCCGCAAGCCGCGCGTCGAACGCAAGCTGGCCCGAACAGGCGCGCTCTGGCCACAGGTAGTGGAGCGTCTGCATCGCGGTTGGTCCCCGGAACAGATCGCCGGCAGACTGGGTGGGGTGTCGCACGAAACGATCTACACCGCGATCTACGCCACACCGCGTGGCCAGCTTCGGCGCGAGCTGACGTCGCTGCTGCGACAAGGGCATCGCACCGGGCGCAAGCGCCGCCAAGGTCGGGATCGGCGCGGCCGGCTCGCGGATATGGTCAGCATCCATGTGCGCCCGCCGGAAGCTGAAGACCGGCTGGTGCCGGGGCATTGGGAAGGCGACTTCATCGTCGGGCGCCGCAATCAATCGGCGATTGGCACGCTGGTGGACCGCCACTCCTTGTTCGTGATGCTCGCCAAGATGGAGGGCTGCACCGCCGAGGCCGCCTTGGAGGGATTCAGCACGACCTTCAATGCCCTGCCTGAGGCGCAGCGGCGCACCCTGACCTATGACCAGGGCAAGGAAATGGCGCGCCACAGCGAGCTGGCTGAGCGCACCGGCCTCAGCATCTACTTCGCCGATCCGAACAGTCCCTGGCAGCGGGGCATCAACGAAAACACCAACGGCTTGCTCCGCCAGTACCTGCCCAAGGGCCAGGTCCTGTCGAACTACACCCAGCGCGAACTCGACGCCATTGCCTGGCAGCTCAACAACCGACCGCGCAAATCGCTGGGCTTTCGGACACCGGCTGAGGTCTTCTTCGAGGCCGCCTATGCAACAACACAACATTGATAACCAGCGGTGTTGCACTTGGGCTTGGAATCCACCGGGCGATTTATCTGGCGACGCGGCCGGAGGGCGTGTACGTACTGCACGCTTTCCAGAAGAAGACTCAGAAAACCGCCAAGGCGGACATTGAGTTTGCGCGGAAACGGCTAAAGACGATTACGAGGTAACGGCTATGAAGAGTGAACCGGCGGTAGGACACATCACCAAGGGCAGCGTGTTCGACGATCCGGCGCTGTTCGATCCGGAGCGCGCAGCGGAGTTGAAGATGCGTGCCGCGATCTTGCGCGGCCTGGAACGCTGGCTGGAGAACAGTGGCATGACGCAAACGGCGGCGGCACGTCACCTCGGCGTAACCCAGGCCCGCGTAAGCGACATCAAACGCGGCCGGATCAGCGGATTCAGCCTCGATCTGCTAGTGCGCCTCGCCGCGCGTGCAGGTCTTAAGCCAACGCTACGGCTGGCGGCTTGAGAGTGCTTTAGCCTTCAAAGTTGTTTTCAGATCAATGATCTAAGACGATTCTGTATCGATCGCGACACTGTCCTGAGGATTCGCAGACCTGCTGGTTGCCAGCCCGCTCTGAACGGGCCAATCAGTTCACCATTGGCGACCTCGCCCAGCGCGGCAACGCCGTCGCCAGAAACGTCGGTTTCCGTTGGGCGACACACTAGGCGGACGTCGAGTCAAGACCGAGCTGTATTCTTAGGTTAATTCAGCGGCTTACCCGAATATCGAGCATATTTTTCAGGAATCCCGGCCAACCCTCATTTCGCGCACGGCTACAGCATCTCGCAGCGTGCGATGGCCGGCGCGGCCACCGCCATGGTAGAGGATTCGCTGGTTGCATCGGTCAACCCCGCCAACGGCGTCTGGGTGGGCGATGCGTTCGACCTGGGGCTGAGCATCTTTGCGCCCATTCGCGATCACAGCGCGAGTGAGCGCGGCGACGACGCCGGGCCAGCCATCTTCACCATCTCTCCCATCAACGAGGATCGCAGTCAGCGTGAGCGTTTCTATATCCCCGGCTTCGGCTACAACCGCCGCATCGATGAGCGCAGCAGCTGGGGCGTGGCGGTCTACGGCAACGGCGGCCTGAACACCGTCTATACCCAGAACACGGCGCGCTTCGGCGATCAGATTCCGGTCTTCCGGACCGAGTGTGAGGGCAGCTTCGGTGGCGGGGGC of Algiphilus aromaticivorans DG1253 contains these proteins:
- a CDS encoding type II toxin-antitoxin system RelE/ParE family toxin: MITSGVALGLGIHRAIYLATRPEGVYVLHAFQKKTQKTAKADIEFARKRLKTITR
- a CDS encoding IS30 family transposase → MHYRHLGAEERGTIMAMILGGSSMRRVAEAIGRSPSTVQRELRRNGYLQASEPLKGRPRKIPRYDASSAGRRARRLRRKPRVERKLARTGALWPQVVERLHRGWSPEQIAGRLGGVSHETIYTAIYATPRGQLRRELTSLLRQGHRTGRKRRQGRDRRGRLADMVSIHVRPPEAEDRLVPGHWEGDFIVGRRNQSAIGTLVDRHSLFVMLAKMEGCTAEAALEGFSTTFNALPEAQRRTLTYDQGKEMARHSELAERTGLSIYFADPNSPWQRGINENTNGLLRQYLPKGQVLSNYTQRELDAIAWQLNNRPRKSLGFRTPAEVFFEAAYATTQH
- the istA gene encoding IS21 family transposase, translated to MATYAKVRRMRLRDGLSISEIARRTSLSRNTIKTWLREPTRSEMKYRRPAGPKKIADHEQWLRKALEADARRPRRERRTALKLHAQLKDQGFTGSYARVTEFVRAWRAELGAVSARAAYVPLTFTWGEAFQFDWSEEHLVIGGIWRKVQLAHMKLCASRAFWLVAYPSQGHEMLFDAHTRCLTGLGGVARRGIYDNMKTAVDQTPRKDRGRVVNARFAAMTAHYLFDPDFCNVASGWEKGRVEKGVQDARRRIWLDATQQRFGSFAELNVWLATQCMEAWSAPHPDFSGMTIREAWEHEQPQLMPMPTPFDGYVELPARVSSTSLVSVARNRYSVPCRLAGHRVSVRLYPERIVIVADQSVVAEHARAVDRDHVVYDWQHYLPLIERKPGALRNGAPFADLPDPLQRLRRALLKRDGGDKVMAQVLMAVPTHGLEAVLVAVELVLDSGRPSAEHVLNVLARLREGPPPQTVETSLQVKAAPIADTERYDTLRAEVGHG
- a CDS encoding helix-turn-helix domain-containing protein; translation: MKSEPAVGHITKGSVFDDPALFDPERAAELKMRAAILRGLERWLENSGMTQTAAARHLGVTQARVSDIKRGRISGFSLDLLVRLAARAGLKPTLRLAA
- a CDS encoding type II toxin-antitoxin system RelE/ParE family toxin, which produces MKPVIWLGSSKADWDRFPASVQDDGGYQIDKLQRGEMPSDWKPMSTIGAGVCELRIRDEVGAFRAWIQAASATLPAKEVCCGDSLSTLGRRGTRHDHGDDPGRIEHASGR